The Agarilytica rhodophyticola genome has a window encoding:
- the pth gene encoding aminoacyl-tRNA hydrolase — protein MKTPDTPVKLIVGLGNPGSEYQNTRHNAGQDFVAEIARQYSGSMSPSPKFFGLDTRITIAHRDVRLLIPTTFMNLSGKAVAAISQFYKIPTESILVAHDELDLDPGVVRLKIGGGHGGHNGLRDIISAQGNNKNFGRLRLGIGHPGNAKQVSNYVLKRAPSDEMTRTENAMGEVFPLLPDLVAGNWEKAMRELHSNNSK, from the coding sequence ATGAAAACACCTGACACGCCTGTAAAACTTATCGTGGGCCTGGGTAATCCGGGCTCCGAATACCAAAATACTCGGCACAATGCCGGTCAAGACTTTGTTGCAGAAATAGCCAGACAATATTCAGGCAGCATGTCACCATCACCCAAGTTCTTTGGTCTGGATACCCGTATAACAATCGCCCATCGAGATGTGCGCTTGCTAATTCCCACAACCTTCATGAATTTAAGTGGCAAAGCGGTTGCGGCTATCAGCCAGTTCTACAAAATTCCAACAGAATCTATTTTAGTCGCCCACGACGAACTAGACCTCGATCCAGGTGTAGTACGCCTGAAAATAGGCGGCGGTCATGGTGGTCACAATGGCTTACGGGATATTATTAGCGCCCAAGGTAACAATAAAAACTTTGGTCGCCTGCGCCTAGGTATCGGACATCCAGGCAACGCTAAACAAGTATCGAATTATGTGCTAAAACGAGCACCTTCGGACGAAATGACACGTACTGAAAACGCCATGGGTGAAGTATTCCCGCTACTACCAGACCTTGTCGCCGGTAACTGGGAAAAAGCCATGCGCGAACTTCACAGTAACAATTCAAAGTAA
- a CDS encoding 50S ribosomal protein L25/general stress protein Ctc: MSDNDFTLNASLRDDAGKGASRRLRREEGLVPAIVYGGRKKPQPVSLKFNELIHQLENEAFYSHIITLKVGDSDEEVILKDLQRHPSKAIIYHADFLRVSKTKKFTTKVPLHFINETTAKGVKVQGGVISHNMTELEISCLPGDLPEFIEVDLAEVELGQIVHISDLKLPKGVESVALSHGEDHDLPVVNIHKAKGASDDSASESEEAGEE; this comes from the coding sequence ATGTCAGACAATGACTTTACATTAAATGCCTCGCTTCGCGATGATGCTGGGAAAGGTGCGAGCCGCCGCCTGCGTCGTGAAGAAGGTCTTGTACCAGCAATCGTCTACGGCGGTCGCAAAAAACCACAACCCGTAAGCCTAAAGTTCAACGAGTTGATTCACCAACTTGAGAACGAAGCCTTCTACTCTCACATCATCACTCTAAAAGTTGGTGATAGTGATGAAGAAGTAATTCTTAAGGACTTACAACGTCACCCATCAAAAGCGATTATTTACCACGCAGATTTCTTACGTGTTTCTAAAACGAAGAAATTCACCACTAAGGTGCCTTTGCATTTTATTAATGAAACCACAGCTAAAGGCGTAAAAGTTCAAGGCGGTGTTATTTCTCATAACATGACTGAGCTTGAAATCAGCTGCTTGCCAGGAGATCTACCTGAGTTTATTGAAGTGGATCTTGCCGAAGTTGAATTGGGTCAAATCGTACATATTTCTGACCTAAAACTTCCGAAAGGTGTTGAATCTGTGGCCCTTAGCCATGGTGAAGACCACGATCTCCCTGTAGTTAATATTCACAAAGCCAAAGGCGCGAGTGACGACTCAGCAAGTGAAAGTGAAGAAGCTGGCGAAGAATAA
- a CDS encoding ribose-phosphate pyrophosphokinase: MVFAGNSSPGLAQKVATKLGIPLGDITVGKFSDGEIMVELNENVRGRDVFVLQSTCAPTNDNIMEMLVIVDALCRASAGRITAVVPYFGYARQDRRVRSARVPITAKVVADMMATVGVDRVLTVDLHAEQIQGFFDVPVDNVYGTPVLLADIEAQKFEDLVVVSPDIGGVVRARAVAKQLGIDLAIIDKRRPKANVAEIMNIIGDIENRTCLLVDDMVDTAGTLCNAASALKERGAKKVVAYATHAVLSGPAITRLNNSVMDELVVTDSIPLSEEAKKCKVIRQLTLSHMLAEAMRRISNEESLSAMFR, translated from the coding sequence ATGGTATTTGCAGGTAACTCTTCACCAGGGTTGGCTCAAAAAGTAGCTACAAAACTAGGTATACCACTCGGGGACATTACCGTCGGAAAGTTTTCAGACGGTGAAATAATGGTAGAGCTCAACGAGAATGTTCGCGGTCGCGACGTCTTTGTTTTGCAGTCAACATGCGCTCCAACCAATGACAACATCATGGAGATGCTAGTGATTGTCGACGCACTATGTCGAGCGTCAGCTGGTAGAATCACCGCGGTTGTTCCTTATTTTGGCTATGCTCGACAAGATCGACGCGTCAGATCAGCGCGAGTACCAATTACGGCTAAAGTGGTTGCAGACATGATGGCTACCGTAGGTGTCGATCGGGTACTGACGGTCGATTTACACGCAGAACAGATTCAAGGCTTCTTCGATGTACCCGTGGATAATGTCTACGGAACTCCAGTACTTCTGGCGGATATCGAAGCGCAAAAATTTGAAGATTTGGTGGTGGTATCACCAGATATTGGCGGCGTAGTGAGAGCCAGAGCTGTAGCTAAGCAGCTGGGTATTGATCTGGCCATTATTGATAAACGTCGCCCTAAAGCAAACGTCGCTGAAATAATGAATATTATCGGCGATATTGAGAACAGAACATGTCTTCTTGTGGATGACATGGTAGACACTGCTGGAACGCTTTGTAATGCGGCGAGCGCACTCAAAGAGCGCGGTGCTAAAAAAGTGGTAGCCTATGCTACTCATGCGGTGCTCTCAGGGCCGGCAATTACACGACTGAATAACTCTGTAATGGACGAGCTGGTTGTTACCGACTCTATTCCACTGTCAGAGGAAGCAAAGAAATGCAAAGTAATTCGTCAATTGACCTTGTCTCATATGCTGGCTGAGGCGATGCGACGAATTAGCAATGAAGAATCTTTAAGCGCGATGTTTCGTTAG
- the ispE gene encoding 4-(cytidine 5'-diphospho)-2-C-methyl-D-erythritol kinase → MQVAVPMPTTSIPTVSITLPCPAKLNLFLHITGRRSDGYHDLQTAFQLLDYGDEITIEVNDSDKVSVTAPIAGLAQVDNLIYRAAHMLKSYTGTDMGAHITLDKQLPIGGGIGGGSSDAASTLLGLNHLWQTHLPIDTLAEIGRQLGADIPVFVHGYSAWAEGIGEKLTPLELEEKYYLVLAPQCHISTAEIFCHKDLTRDTLAITVAAFLERGGKNDCQPLVESLFPQVKDAVKWLSRYSQAQLTGTGACVFASFSSKEAAQAVFAEIPEHLSGFIAKGVNQSSLHKCLAKI, encoded by the coding sequence ATGCAAGTAGCTGTACCAATGCCGACGACATCAATACCAACAGTATCAATAACATTGCCATGCCCAGCAAAGCTCAACCTTTTTTTGCATATCACAGGTAGGCGCTCCGACGGCTACCACGATTTACAGACAGCATTTCAGCTACTGGATTATGGTGACGAAATAACCATTGAGGTTAATGATAGTGACAAGGTGTCCGTTACAGCACCTATTGCGGGCTTAGCACAGGTAGATAATTTGATTTATCGTGCTGCACATATGCTCAAGTCTTACACTGGAACCGATATGGGCGCACATATTACTCTTGATAAACAGCTGCCTATAGGTGGTGGCATTGGCGGTGGCAGCAGCGATGCGGCATCGACACTGTTAGGTCTTAATCATTTGTGGCAAACACACTTACCTATAGACACTCTGGCAGAGATAGGTCGACAACTGGGAGCTGATATCCCAGTTTTTGTACATGGCTATAGCGCGTGGGCTGAAGGCATTGGCGAAAAATTAACCCCCCTTGAACTTGAAGAAAAGTATTACCTAGTACTTGCGCCACAGTGCCATATTTCGACAGCAGAAATTTTTTGTCACAAAGATTTGACAAGAGACACACTCGCCATTACAGTAGCGGCCTTCCTCGAGAGGGGTGGGAAAAATGATTGTCAACCATTGGTAGAATCGTTATTTCCACAAGTGAAAGATGCGGTGAAATGGCTTAGCCGATATAGTCAAGCGCAGCTGACAGGAACGGGAGCTTGTGTTTTTGCATCGTTCTCTTCTAAGGAGGCAGCTCAAGCTGTATTTGCTGAGATACCAGAGCATTTAAGCGGATTTATAGCGAAAGGTGTGAATCAGTCGTCTCTGCATAAGTGTCTCGCCAAGATTTAG
- the lolB gene encoding lipoprotein insertase outer membrane protein LolB, giving the protein MYIRCSRLLLTLLVITAFLAGCASAPQKSGLKRSKEGLTHWQAKGKLGIIANGKSKSVSFNWQNSGNFFDIRFHGALGIGSAQLKQDRDGISLTTSKDEYHAKSAEALMQDTLGWYAPVSELRHWIKGIGSPQSPVEQNSVAPDGRLLSLEQQGWLIEYQKYHENLSIRLPKKIIVSRDKLKLTIIIKDWRFQD; this is encoded by the coding sequence ATGTATATACGTTGCTCGCGCTTACTGCTTACCCTGCTAGTTATTACAGCTTTTCTTGCCGGCTGTGCTTCAGCCCCCCAGAAATCTGGATTAAAACGCTCAAAAGAGGGATTGACCCACTGGCAGGCTAAAGGCAAGCTTGGAATTATCGCAAATGGCAAGTCAAAGTCAGTCAGCTTTAACTGGCAAAATTCAGGGAATTTTTTTGATATTCGCTTTCATGGTGCATTAGGTATCGGCAGCGCTCAGCTAAAACAAGATCGCGACGGCATTAGCCTAACGACCAGCAAAGATGAATACCATGCGAAGTCAGCTGAAGCCCTCATGCAAGATACCCTAGGCTGGTATGCTCCTGTGAGCGAGCTTCGCCATTGGATCAAAGGCATTGGGTCGCCACAATCGCCAGTAGAACAAAATAGCGTTGCACCGGACGGCAGGCTTCTATCACTAGAACAGCAAGGCTGGCTGATTGAATACCAGAAATATCATGAGAACCTAAGCATCAGACTGCCCAAGAAAATCATTGTTTCGCGCGATAAACTTAAGCTCACAATTATTATTAAAGACTGGCGATTCCAGGACTAA
- a CDS encoding tetratricopeptide repeat protein translates to MGFRSFKQGLIRSSCVATLSVFALHGCTTNPTHTAAQTEVPVAPEEKEVLKLDVVPDKPFPIDTLYALLVAEMAIDRKRYDIALSNYVQQAIQTRDVTVASRATQIARGLNARQSALEMSQLWSELDPYNSDARLIASIELIEANELLEAFALSKKNLENGDPTAFESIAVKAEKDDIKIVKTLLEKYSELLNNHKTDIGLWLGYSILLQQAGQLEEALAAVDKANKIDKDNFRTIFQETRVLHKMGKAELANERLGQLVDKNPNNIGLRVRYARLVWNTSPETAREQFQILHEQSPNDQEILYSLALVEKDLGLLDSAKDHFVLLLKNNQYPSAAHYHLGDILQKKRKIKVAFEHFMQVGTGQNYVAATIKASDILVNQNKLDEALSLIKTRQQTSTERTQESLFMLEADIYSRTGKLLEAKEALTNGLKYFPDSERILYSRAMLNTQIDSIEAAEKDLKRVLELVPEHAAALNALGYTLADKTTRYQEAYEYIKQAYALTPNDPAVIDSLGWVAYRLGNFTEALKRLRAAMKAFPDHEIAAHLGEVLWVNGNHKEAIDVWKQGLELSPESKIIKNTLDRLNADIK, encoded by the coding sequence ATGGGTTTTCGTAGTTTCAAACAAGGTCTCATTCGCTCCAGTTGTGTAGCGACACTCAGTGTTTTTGCATTACATGGATGCACGACGAACCCAACTCATACAGCAGCACAGACAGAAGTGCCGGTAGCACCAGAGGAAAAAGAGGTGTTGAAGCTGGATGTTGTGCCCGACAAACCATTCCCTATCGACACGTTATATGCCCTGCTCGTTGCCGAAATGGCGATTGATCGCAAGCGCTACGATATAGCCCTTAGCAACTATGTCCAGCAAGCGATACAGACCAGGGATGTTACCGTCGCCTCCCGAGCAACTCAAATAGCCCGTGGACTCAATGCACGACAATCAGCATTGGAAATGTCGCAGCTCTGGTCAGAACTCGACCCTTACAATTCGGATGCCCGTCTTATTGCTTCAATAGAGCTAATAGAGGCAAATGAATTACTAGAAGCTTTTGCTCTGTCTAAGAAAAACCTTGAAAACGGTGACCCAACTGCTTTTGAAAGTATTGCTGTAAAAGCAGAAAAAGACGACATAAAGATTGTTAAAACTCTGTTGGAAAAATACTCAGAATTACTCAACAATCACAAAACAGACATTGGCTTATGGCTTGGTTACTCCATACTCCTGCAGCAAGCAGGCCAGTTGGAAGAGGCTTTAGCTGCAGTAGATAAAGCCAACAAGATAGACAAGGACAACTTTCGAACAATCTTCCAAGAAACACGCGTTCTTCACAAAATGGGTAAAGCCGAGCTGGCCAACGAACGTCTTGGACAACTGGTAGATAAAAATCCGAACAATATCGGCCTGCGAGTTCGCTATGCACGGCTCGTGTGGAATACATCACCTGAAACCGCCAGAGAACAGTTCCAAATACTGCATGAGCAATCTCCTAACGATCAAGAAATCCTTTACTCACTAGCATTAGTGGAAAAAGATCTTGGATTGTTGGATTCGGCCAAAGATCACTTTGTTTTGCTGTTGAAAAACAACCAATACCCCTCTGCTGCGCATTATCATTTAGGTGATATTTTGCAAAAGAAACGCAAAATTAAAGTAGCTTTCGAGCACTTTATGCAGGTGGGAACTGGGCAAAATTACGTGGCCGCAACTATTAAGGCAAGCGACATTCTTGTTAACCAGAATAAACTCGATGAGGCTTTAAGTCTTATCAAAACACGCCAGCAAACTTCTACTGAGAGAACACAAGAGAGCCTCTTTATGCTTGAGGCTGATATCTACTCTCGTACAGGCAAACTACTTGAGGCCAAAGAAGCCCTCACCAATGGTCTCAAATACTTTCCCGACAGTGAGCGCATACTATATTCCAGGGCAATGTTAAATACCCAAATCGACTCCATTGAAGCTGCAGAGAAAGACTTAAAAAGAGTATTGGAATTAGTGCCAGAGCATGCCGCGGCCCTAAATGCCTTAGGCTATACTCTGGCGGACAAAACTACTCGTTACCAGGAAGCATACGAATATATTAAGCAGGCGTACGCCCTGACTCCCAATGATCCAGCTGTTATCGACAGCTTAGGCTGGGTAGCCTATCGTTTAGGCAACTTCACCGAAGCATTAAAAAGATTGCGCGCAGCAATGAAAGCTTTTCCAGACCATGAAATTGCAGCTCATTTAGGCGAAGTATTGTGGGTCAACGGCAATCACAAAGAGGCCATCGATGTATGGAAACAAGGATTGGAACTGAGCCCTGAAAGCAAAATTATAAAGAACACACTCGATAGGCTTAACGCTGATATAAAATAA
- the hemA gene encoding glutamyl-tRNA reductase gives MAFFAFGINHNSASIETREKLSFGPSQIEPALQDALARDGVNEIAILSTCNRTEIYCHSDGGLDDLIDWLAACKDVPKSEIHNAHYVHNDQEAARHMMKVASGLDSLVLGEPQILGQMKSSYATARESGVLGGVLHNTFQQVFSVAKRVRSETAIGENPVSVAYAAVSLAQQIFSDLKQDVALLIGAGETIELVARHLLEQGIKKVIVANRTLENAKILAEKFSAEAILLADIPDYLYQADIVISSTASQLPLLGKGAVERALKKRKHKPMFMVDIAVPRDIEPEVGNLADVFLYTVDDLKEVIDENMRSREQAAQIAHEIIEEGVKSYIREQRSSSAVNTIKAFRKSVDNVREQELDKSLKLLSNGANAEEVITQLARNLSNKFMHVPTAKVKQAGAAGRDDIVRAMEVLFGLSELDEEK, from the coding sequence ATGGCATTCTTTGCGTTTGGTATTAATCATAATTCAGCGAGTATTGAAACTAGAGAGAAGTTATCTTTCGGTCCTTCACAGATTGAGCCTGCATTGCAAGATGCGTTGGCGCGTGATGGTGTCAATGAGATAGCCATCCTTTCTACTTGCAATCGTACGGAAATCTATTGCCATAGTGATGGTGGTCTTGATGACTTGATCGATTGGCTGGCTGCCTGTAAAGATGTTCCCAAATCTGAAATTCATAATGCTCATTATGTGCACAATGACCAAGAAGCTGCGCGTCATATGATGAAGGTAGCCAGTGGCCTCGATTCCCTTGTCCTGGGTGAGCCTCAAATTCTTGGACAAATGAAGTCATCCTATGCCACTGCTCGCGAAAGCGGTGTGCTTGGCGGCGTACTGCATAACACTTTTCAGCAAGTATTTTCTGTTGCTAAACGTGTTCGTTCAGAAACGGCGATTGGCGAAAACCCGGTGTCGGTGGCTTATGCTGCCGTTAGTCTAGCTCAGCAAATTTTTTCAGACTTGAAGCAAGATGTGGCGCTGCTCATAGGGGCAGGGGAGACCATTGAGCTGGTGGCGCGTCATTTACTTGAGCAAGGCATTAAAAAAGTGATTGTTGCCAATAGAACACTTGAGAATGCCAAGATTTTGGCTGAAAAGTTTTCTGCCGAAGCCATTTTACTTGCCGACATTCCAGACTATCTATATCAAGCAGATATTGTTATATCTTCTACTGCAAGCCAGTTGCCATTATTGGGCAAGGGGGCGGTTGAACGGGCTCTTAAAAAACGTAAGCACAAGCCTATGTTCATGGTGGATATTGCCGTTCCCAGAGATATTGAGCCTGAGGTCGGTAATCTTGCTGACGTATTTTTGTATACAGTTGATGACTTAAAAGAGGTTATCGACGAAAATATGCGATCTCGAGAGCAGGCAGCTCAAATCGCTCATGAGATTATTGAAGAAGGTGTTAAGTCCTATATTCGCGAGCAGCGTTCGAGTAGTGCGGTTAACACCATTAAAGCGTTTCGCAAAAGTGTGGATAATGTGCGCGAGCAGGAATTGGACAAAAGCCTTAAACTACTCAGTAATGGTGCCAACGCAGAAGAAGTCATTACTCAGCTTGCTCGCAACTTAAGTAATAAATTTATGCATGTGCCTACCGCCAAGGTAAAACAAGCAGGTGCTGCAGGCCGCGACGATATCGTGCGGGCAATGGAAGTTCTATTTGGTTTATCCGAATTAGATGAAGAAAAATAA
- the prfA gene encoding peptide chain release factor 1, protein MKESIVEKLSQLVERYEEVGALLSDPSVISDQNKFRDFSKEYAELEPVVKSFERYSGVMNDIEEAKSLLKDGDADMREMAQQEIKANEALVEPMELELQKLLLPKDPNDSKNVFLEIRAGTGGDEAAIFSGDLFRMYSKYAEDKRWKVEVISESLGEHGGYKEIITRIVGDGVYSQLKFESGAHRVQRVPETESQGRIHTSACTVAVMPEADELEDIEINKADIRVDTFRASGAGGQHVNKTDSAIRITHIPSGVVVECQDERSQHKNRAKAMSLLSAKLQSSQRDAAAQNQSEERKSLVGSGDRSERIRTYNYPQGRVTDHRINLTLYKLDEVMEGNLGEVVQPLVNEYQADQLAALSE, encoded by the coding sequence ATGAAAGAATCGATAGTAGAAAAACTTTCTCAACTTGTTGAGCGTTATGAAGAAGTTGGCGCTTTGTTGAGCGATCCTAGTGTCATTAGTGATCAAAATAAATTTCGCGATTTTTCCAAAGAGTATGCAGAACTCGAACCCGTTGTAAAAAGCTTCGAGCGCTACAGCGGTGTTATGAATGATATCGAAGAAGCTAAATCCTTATTAAAGGATGGTGATGCCGATATGCGTGAAATGGCCCAACAAGAAATTAAAGCCAATGAAGCTTTAGTTGAACCCATGGAGCTTGAGCTACAAAAGTTACTGCTACCGAAAGATCCCAATGATAGCAAAAATGTATTTTTGGAAATTCGAGCGGGAACAGGTGGAGATGAAGCTGCTATCTTTTCTGGTGATTTATTCCGCATGTACTCCAAGTATGCTGAGGATAAGCGCTGGAAAGTAGAAGTTATTAGTGAGAGCCTGGGTGAACACGGCGGCTATAAAGAAATCATCACGCGTATTGTTGGCGACGGCGTATATTCACAGCTTAAATTTGAATCCGGTGCTCACCGTGTGCAGCGCGTACCGGAAACAGAATCTCAAGGGCGCATACATACGTCGGCTTGCACTGTTGCGGTGATGCCGGAAGCTGACGAGCTAGAAGATATTGAAATTAACAAAGCTGATATTCGTGTTGATACTTTCCGGGCTTCAGGAGCCGGTGGGCAACATGTTAACAAAACAGACTCCGCTATCCGTATTACTCACATTCCTTCGGGCGTTGTGGTGGAATGTCAGGATGAACGTTCACAGCATAAAAATCGGGCCAAAGCCATGTCTCTTCTATCGGCAAAATTGCAAAGCTCCCAGCGGGATGCAGCGGCGCAAAATCAGTCAGAAGAACGTAAAAGTCTAGTGGGAAGTGGTGATCGATCAGAGCGTATTCGCACCTATAACTATCCCCAGGGCCGAGTGACGGATCACCGAATTAATCTCACCCTCTATAAATTAGATGAAGTCATGGAAGGTAATTTGGGAGAAGTGGTTCAGCCTTTGGTCAATGAATATCAAGCAGATCAGCTGGCAGCGTTGAGCGAATAA
- the prmC gene encoding peptide chain release factor N(5)-glutamine methyltransferase, with translation MTRSIASWLNEACEQLRQCDDNFRRDAETLLSWVLGKNRVYLFTWPEKMLTQEQENKLAESLVRRLKGEPVAYIIGEQEFWSMPFYVNRHTLIPRPDTEVIVEQALKHLPPDSRVLDLGTGSGAIALAVAKERRDCRIDAVDFSEQAIEQATKNRDRHCLENVSIYQSHWYQSVSGSFDLIVSNPPYIDAEDEHLSKGGLSYEPYSALVAEDNGLADIQHIVNEGQKYLNRHSWLMVEHGWQQKDAVQDIFIKAGYHRVTSVQDYGGNDRVTLGQNSE, from the coding sequence GTGACTCGATCTATCGCATCATGGTTGAACGAAGCTTGTGAACAACTGCGCCAATGTGATGATAACTTTCGTCGAGATGCAGAAACGTTATTAAGCTGGGTGTTGGGAAAAAATCGCGTTTATCTATTTACCTGGCCAGAAAAAATGCTAACCCAAGAGCAAGAAAATAAACTTGCTGAATCTTTGGTTCGTCGTCTAAAAGGCGAGCCGGTGGCATATATTATTGGCGAGCAGGAATTCTGGTCCATGCCATTCTACGTCAATCGCCATACTCTAATTCCTCGTCCCGACACAGAAGTTATTGTCGAACAAGCGTTAAAACATTTGCCTCCTGATAGCAGAGTTTTAGACCTGGGTACAGGTAGCGGAGCCATTGCTTTGGCTGTGGCCAAGGAGCGTCGTGACTGTAGAATTGACGCCGTAGACTTTAGCGAGCAAGCAATTGAGCAAGCAACCAAAAATCGCGATAGGCATTGCTTGGAGAATGTGTCGATTTATCAAAGTCACTGGTACCAAAGTGTCTCCGGAAGTTTTGATTTAATCGTCTCCAATCCCCCCTATATTGATGCTGAAGATGAACATCTTAGTAAAGGTGGCTTATCCTATGAGCCTTATAGTGCATTAGTCGCTGAGGATAATGGCTTGGCTGATATTCAGCATATTGTGAATGAAGGTCAAAAGTATTTAAATCGCCATAGCTGGTTGATGGTAGAGCACGGATGGCAGCAAAAAGACGCAGTGCAAGATATCTTTATTAAAGCGGGGTATCACAGAGTCACAAGTGTGCAAGATTATGGTGGCAACGATAGAGTGACCCTAGGACAAAATAGTGAATGA
- a CDS encoding HesA/MoeB/ThiF family protein: MNDDQLLRYSRHILLPQVDIAGQEAINAGRVLVVGAGGLGSPVCMYLAASGVGKLIVSDDDVVELSNLQRQIMHTQAAVGMTKVASAKTAMHALNSDVQVVALDKRLNEDDLETLLVDVDVVVDCSDNLATRQRLNRACLRVSCPLVFGAAIRFEGQLSVFDFRDENSPCYECIFEHVDDEQLSCSENGIFSPVVGIIGCMQALEALKLLAGLATATGRLGLFDGLKNQWRYMQVSKNAACKICCNKNNS; this comes from the coding sequence GTGAATGATGATCAGCTGCTAAGATATTCACGACATATCTTACTTCCACAAGTTGATATTGCTGGGCAGGAAGCCATTAATGCTGGCCGCGTTCTCGTTGTTGGTGCTGGTGGCTTAGGCTCTCCTGTGTGTATGTATTTAGCTGCATCGGGCGTGGGTAAGTTAATTGTTAGTGATGATGATGTAGTGGAGTTGAGCAATTTACAACGGCAAATTATGCACACTCAAGCAGCTGTTGGAATGACAAAGGTAGCATCTGCAAAAACGGCGATGCATGCCCTGAACAGCGATGTGCAAGTGGTTGCTCTTGATAAACGACTTAACGAAGATGATCTAGAGACACTGCTCGTCGACGTGGATGTGGTTGTGGATTGCTCCGATAATTTAGCGACGCGTCAAAGATTAAACCGTGCCTGTTTGCGAGTATCGTGCCCTTTGGTATTTGGGGCGGCCATTCGCTTTGAAGGTCAACTAAGTGTGTTTGATTTCCGCGATGAGAATTCGCCCTGTTATGAATGTATTTTCGAACATGTGGATGATGAACAACTGAGTTGTTCGGAAAACGGTATTTTCTCACCGGTTGTGGGTATTATTGGTTGTATGCAAGCCCTTGAAGCGCTGAAACTCCTAGCAGGACTGGCAACAGCGACTGGCCGTTTAGGCTTATTTGATGGTTTAAAAAACCAGTGGCGCTATATGCAAGTCAGTAAAAATGCGGCATGTAAAATATGCTGTAATAAAAATAATAGTTAG